A stretch of the Equus caballus isolate H_3958 breed thoroughbred chromosome X, TB-T2T, whole genome shotgun sequence genome encodes the following:
- the CLDN34 gene encoding claudin-34: MILLINSAHCQVAGFAVATVGWILSTICMGFAEWRVWYMNNTSLLPSGLARVGMWKICIYYHADNFYRATSCYHYTYCDTFLPLDIRIAQNLLLIASILGLLGKASITFALRNVYMGILRKNATCNAFVASGILNIAAGVCISVAVTWNYHSVMNEEEIAFPPYFYVPFKPDAQEIGNAIIVACLAAFLMLLSGLCFLSYKFPLDSHVCPEILEI, translated from the coding sequence ATGATCCTGCTCATCAATAGTGCCCATTGCCAAGTGGCAGGTTTCGCTGTAGCCACCGTGGGATGGATCCTCTCCACCATTTGCATGGGCTTTGCGGAGTGGCGAGTGTGGTACATGAACAACACCTCACTCCTCCCCTCGGGCCTGGCCCGTGTGGGAATGTGGAAAATCTGCATTTACTACCATGCTGACAACTTCTACAGAGCCACATCGTGTTACCATTACACCTACTGTGATACTTTTCTCCCTCTTGATATTCGTATTGCTCAAAACCTCCTGCTGATCGCCAGCATTCTAGGGCTCTTGGGGAAAGCCTCCATCACCTTTGCACTTAGGAATGTGTACATGGGAATTCTTAGGAAGAATGCCACCTGCAATGCATTTGTTGCTTCAGGAATTCTGAACATAGCTGCTGGTGTCTGTATCTCCGTAGCTGTGACCTGGAATTACCACTCAGTGATGAATGAAGAGGAAATTGCCTTCCCACCATATTTCTATGTGCCCTTCAAGCCGGATGCTCAGGAAATTGGCAATGCCATTATCGTGGCATGTCTGGCTGCCTTCCTGATGTTGTTAAGTGGACTGTGTTTCCTCTCTTATAAATTCCCCCTGGACAGCCACGTGTGTcctgaaattttagaaatataa